A window of Fictibacillus halophilus contains these coding sequences:
- a CDS encoding malate:quinone oxidoreductase, whose protein sequence is MSNRETNTDVLLIGAGIMSATLGTILKEIAPEMKIKVFEKLDKAGEESSNEWNNAGTGHAALCELNYTSEKPDGSIDISKAIEINEQFQVSMQFWSYLVDQKLIRNPEDFIMPLPHMSMVQGENNVAFLKKRMEALTENPLFQGMEFSDSPEKLMEWIPLIMEGRSLNESIAATKIDSGTDVNFGSLTRMLFSHLQNKNVDVKYKHSVENLKRTSDGLWELKVKNHNTGSIERHTAKFVFIGGGGGSLHLLQKSGIPEGKHIGGFPVSGIFMVCKNPEVIDQQHAKVYGKAKVGAPPMSVPHLDTRYIDNKKSLLFGPFAGFSPKFLKTGSMLDLVTSVKPNNVLTMLAAGAKEMSLTKYLIQQVLLSKEQRMEELREFIPTAKSEDWDLVVAGQRVQVIKDTETGGKGTLQFGTEVITSADGSIAALLGASPGASTAVHVMLEVLNKCFPQDIGKWEPKIKEMIPSYGQRLMNNPDLLKKVHASTARTLKLNAKEPTLADFSQIENTFLHEKI, encoded by the coding sequence ATGAGCAACAGAGAAACGAACACAGACGTCCTTTTAATCGGCGCTGGAATCATGAGTGCTACATTAGGGACGATCTTAAAAGAAATAGCTCCAGAAATGAAAATTAAGGTATTTGAGAAACTTGATAAAGCAGGAGAGGAAAGTTCAAACGAGTGGAACAATGCTGGAACAGGGCATGCTGCACTTTGTGAACTGAATTACACATCGGAAAAACCAGATGGCTCTATAGATATATCGAAAGCGATTGAAATTAACGAACAGTTTCAAGTGTCTATGCAGTTTTGGTCTTATCTTGTAGATCAAAAGTTGATTCGTAACCCAGAAGACTTCATCATGCCTTTGCCACATATGAGTATGGTTCAAGGGGAAAACAATGTAGCCTTTTTAAAGAAACGTATGGAAGCGCTAACAGAGAATCCTCTTTTCCAAGGGATGGAATTCTCAGATTCTCCAGAGAAATTGATGGAATGGATTCCTTTAATTATGGAAGGCCGTTCGTTAAATGAAAGTATCGCAGCTACTAAGATTGATTCAGGAACTGATGTGAATTTCGGCTCACTCACTCGCATGTTATTTAGTCATCTTCAAAATAAGAATGTAGATGTTAAATACAAACATAGCGTGGAAAACTTAAAGCGTACTTCCGACGGCTTATGGGAACTAAAGGTGAAAAACCATAACACAGGTTCTATTGAACGCCACACAGCGAAGTTTGTATTTATCGGCGGTGGAGGGGGAAGCCTTCATTTGCTTCAAAAATCCGGTATTCCTGAAGGAAAACATATCGGTGGATTCCCAGTAAGCGGAATCTTTATGGTATGTAAGAATCCTGAAGTGATTGACCAGCAGCATGCAAAAGTATACGGAAAAGCTAAAGTCGGTGCTCCACCGATGTCCGTTCCTCACCTAGATACGAGATACATTGACAATAAGAAATCGTTGTTGTTTGGACCGTTCGCGGGATTCTCACCAAAGTTCTTAAAAACAGGATCGATGCTCGATTTAGTGACTTCTGTAAAACCTAATAACGTGTTAACGATGTTAGCCGCTGGTGCTAAAGAAATGTCATTAACCAAATACTTGATTCAGCAAGTATTATTGTCAAAAGAACAGCGAATGGAAGAATTAAGAGAGTTCATCCCAACCGCTAAGAGTGAAGATTGGGATCTCGTCGTAGCAGGGCAACGTGTTCAGGTTATCAAAGATACTGAAACTGGCGGAAAGGGAACACTTCAGTTTGGTACAGAAGTGATTACATCTGCTGACGGTTCGATCGCTGCATTACTAGGCGCATCTCCAGGAGCGTCAACAGCTGTTCACGTTATGTTAGAAGTACTGAACAAATGTTTCCCTCAAGATATAGGAAAATGGGAACCGAAAATTAAAGAGATGATTCCTTCTTATGGCCAGCGATTAATGAACAACCCTGATTTGTTGAAGAAAGTTCATGCTTCTACAGCACGTACACTTAAACTTAATGCGAAAGAACCTACTTTAGCTGATTTTTCGCAAATAGAAAATACATTTTTGCATGAAAAGATTTAG
- a CDS encoding NUDIX hydrolase: MGKWKTIKSQYVYQTPFGHLRKDSCELPNGNKIDSYYVHEYADWLNAVVLTKENQIVLVEQYRYPGNEFFLEVPAGKIEENESYEEGILREVLEETGFTSLKKPILLGEFMVNPATQTNKVITFLILDAFQSTSQSLDDNEVITTKVFHFTDMERLINDKKITQLFTVSAYYLAKNFLSENEKN; this comes from the coding sequence TTGGGAAAATGGAAAACTATAAAGTCACAATATGTCTACCAAACCCCTTTTGGTCATTTAAGAAAAGATAGCTGTGAGCTGCCCAACGGAAATAAAATTGATAGCTATTACGTACATGAGTATGCAGATTGGTTAAATGCAGTTGTTCTTACTAAAGAAAATCAGATTGTGCTTGTCGAACAATACCGGTATCCCGGTAACGAATTCTTTTTAGAAGTGCCTGCTGGAAAAATCGAAGAAAATGAATCTTATGAAGAAGGTATTTTAAGAGAAGTCTTAGAGGAAACAGGTTTTACATCCCTTAAAAAGCCAATCTTACTTGGAGAATTCATGGTGAATCCCGCTACTCAGACCAACAAGGTCATAACGTTCCTTATCTTAGATGCGTTTCAGTCAACTTCTCAAAGTCTAGATGATAATGAAGTCATAACTACTAAGGTCTTTCATTTCACTGATATGGAAAGATTAATAAATGACAAAAAAATTACACAGTTGTTTACAGTAAGCGCTTATTATTTAGCAAAGAACTTTCTTTCCGAAAACGAAAAAAACTAG
- a CDS encoding class I SAM-dependent methyltransferase: MNTVKHNSRAWDKKVEDGVIYTKAVSNDVIARSKRGDWSITVTTEKSVPRHWFPESLTGLKVLCLASGGGQQGPVLAAAGANVTVMDISKKQLEKDEMVAKENNLSLTAIQGDMCDLSMFNEGEFDLIVHPVANLFVEDISPVWKEAARVLKDQGVLISGFTNPLLFIFDDEEDRKGNLVVRNRIPYSTLDSLSEKEKAAYLKADDTVEFGHTLEDQIQGQIDAGFVITGLYEDDFGGRRPIDTYIKSFVATRAVKIKFN; the protein is encoded by the coding sequence ATGAATACCGTTAAACACAATAGCAGGGCATGGGACAAAAAAGTTGAAGATGGTGTGATCTATACGAAGGCTGTATCTAATGATGTTATTGCAAGAAGTAAAAGAGGAGATTGGAGTATTACCGTTACAACAGAAAAATCTGTTCCTAGACATTGGTTTCCAGAATCGTTGACAGGACTGAAGGTTCTTTGTCTTGCTTCAGGTGGAGGACAACAAGGTCCTGTTTTAGCGGCAGCTGGTGCAAACGTTACTGTTATGGATATCTCTAAGAAACAGTTAGAAAAAGATGAGATGGTGGCAAAAGAAAATAATTTGAGTTTAACGGCCATTCAAGGAGATATGTGTGATCTTTCTATGTTTAATGAAGGTGAGTTTGACTTGATCGTTCATCCTGTAGCGAACTTATTCGTTGAAGATATCTCTCCCGTTTGGAAAGAAGCGGCACGCGTGTTAAAAGACCAAGGCGTTCTCATATCTGGTTTTACGAATCCATTATTGTTCATTTTTGATGATGAAGAAGATAGAAAGGGGAACCTTGTTGTAAGAAACAGAATTCCTTATTCAACCCTTGATTCATTGTCTGAAAAAGAGAAAGCTGCATACCTTAAGGCTGATGATACGGTAGAATTCGGCCATACGTTAGAGGATCAAATACAAGGACAGATTGATGCCGGCTTTGTGATTACAGGACTATATGAAGATGATTTTGGCGGAAGAAGACCAATTGATACATACATTAAAAGTTTTGTAGCAACACGCGCGGTTAAGATTAAGTTTAACTAA